A portion of the uncultured Draconibacterium sp. genome contains these proteins:
- a CDS encoding ROK family protein — protein MKKVAIGVDIGGTNTAIGVVDAEGNVMVKDNISTPSHGDIDQYISDLAAAIKELIKSVKLLNENLEVFGIGIGAPNGNYYSGTIEYAPNLSFKGVVRLVELLRAHFPEMEALALTNDANAAAIGEMIYGGAKDMKNFVMFTLGTGVGSGIVVNGDLVYGNDGFAGECGHTTLIPGGRLCGCTALGHLEAYCSAPGMKRTAFELMVQYNATDSLLANKSFNELDSKMIYDAAEKGDKIALEVFEKTGAWLGQGLADTVHHLSPEAVFLFGGPTAAGDYIFKPTKKHMEKHLLPIFKEKIKILPSELKPGDAAIVGASALAWKELEK, from the coding sequence ATGAAAAAAGTAGCAATTGGGGTTGATATAGGCGGAACAAATACTGCCATTGGGGTAGTTGACGCTGAAGGAAATGTGATGGTTAAAGACAATATTTCTACACCATCGCATGGCGATATCGACCAATACATCTCAGATTTGGCAGCGGCCATTAAAGAACTGATTAAATCGGTTAAGTTATTGAATGAAAACCTAGAAGTTTTTGGTATTGGCATTGGCGCTCCAAATGGTAATTACTACAGTGGAACAATTGAATATGCTCCAAACCTGTCGTTTAAAGGTGTTGTTCGTTTGGTTGAGTTGCTTCGTGCACACTTCCCTGAAATGGAAGCACTTGCATTAACAAACGACGCAAATGCAGCAGCCATTGGCGAAATGATTTACGGTGGTGCCAAAGACATGAAAAACTTTGTAATGTTTACTTTGGGAACCGGCGTTGGAAGTGGTATTGTTGTAAACGGCGATTTGGTTTACGGTAACGATGGTTTTGCGGGCGAATGCGGCCACACTACCCTTATTCCTGGCGGACGCCTGTGCGGATGTACTGCATTGGGACACCTTGAAGCTTACTGCTCGGCACCAGGAATGAAACGTACTGCTTTTGAACTGATGGTTCAGTACAATGCAACCGACAGTTTACTGGCTAATAAATCGTTTAACGAGCTGGACTCTAAAATGATTTACGACGCTGCGGAAAAAGGCGACAAAATTGCGTTGGAAGTGTTTGAGAAGACCGGTGCGTGGTTGGGGCAAGGTTTGGCCGACACTGTTCACCATCTTAGTCCTGAAGCAGTATTCCTGTTTGGTGGACCAACTGCTGCCGGCGATTACATTTTTAAACCAACTAAAAAACACATGGAAAAACACTTGCTTCCTATCTTCAAAGAGAAAATCAAGATTCTTCCATCGGAACTTAAGCCCGGCGATGCTGCAATTGTTGGAGCCAGCGCACTAGCCTGGAAAGAATTGGAAAAATAA
- the nagB gene encoding glucosamine-6-phosphate deaminase — MKLVIHNNYDELSIWAANHIAERISDFQPSAEKPFVLGLPTGSTPLGTYKALIDLYKQGKVTFKNVVTFNMDEYVGIAEDHPESYHSFMFENFFNHIDIPKENINILDGNAADLNAECERYEAKIDSYGGIELFMGGMGADGHLAFNIPGSSIQSRTRLVDLNYDTIVANSRFFDNDLNQVPKQALTVGVQTVLDSKEVLVLVNGYKKARALQNVVENGINHMWTLSALQMHPNGIIVCDEDATMELKVGTVKYFKESV, encoded by the coding sequence ATGAAGCTAGTAATTCATAATAATTACGACGAACTAAGCATTTGGGCTGCCAACCATATTGCCGAAAGAATTAGTGATTTTCAACCATCGGCAGAAAAACCATTTGTGTTGGGTTTACCAACCGGATCAACGCCGCTGGGAACATACAAAGCACTGATTGATTTGTACAAACAAGGTAAAGTAACGTTTAAAAACGTGGTTACTTTTAACATGGACGAATACGTTGGCATTGCCGAAGATCATCCGGAAAGCTACCACAGTTTTATGTTCGAGAATTTTTTCAATCACATCGATATTCCAAAGGAAAACATAAACATTCTTGACGGAAACGCTGCGGATTTAAATGCTGAGTGCGAGCGCTACGAAGCCAAAATAGATTCGTACGGAGGTATTGAGCTGTTTATGGGAGGAATGGGCGCCGATGGTCACCTGGCATTTAACATTCCGGGATCGTCGATTCAATCGCGCACCCGTTTGGTCGATCTGAACTATGACACCATTGTTGCCAACTCGCGATTCTTTGATAACGACCTGAACCAGGTACCTAAACAGGCTTTAACTGTTGGTGTACAAACTGTTCTTGACTCGAAAGAAGTGTTGGTTTTGGTGAATGGTTACAAAAAAGCCCGTGCACTGCAAAATGTAGTAGAAAACGGCATTAACCACATGTGGACATTGTCGGCATTGCAAATGCATCCAAACGGGATTATTGTTTGCGACGAAGATGCCACAATGGAACTTAAAGTAGGAACTGTAAAGTATTTTAAAGAGTCAGTTTAA
- a CDS encoding ABC transporter ATP-binding protein: MDSLIKIENLTVAYDKVPVLENVNLEICEKDFLGVIGPNGGGKTTLLKAILGLKKPESGKIHFSKDMSGRKKPIGYLPQVKNIDRKFPITVFDVVLSGAIMQNKQKAKRTAKERAEALLEEMGVAGIRNKAIGELSGGQMQRVFLCRALLSEPKLLILDEPDTFVDNRFEGELYEKLRQLNNELAIVLVSHDVGTITSYVKSIACVNTFLHYHASNIISQEQLANYNCPIQILSHGEIPHTVLKHHHH, from the coding sequence ATGGATTCGTTGATAAAAATAGAAAATCTGACGGTTGCTTACGATAAGGTACCTGTGCTTGAAAATGTAAATCTTGAAATTTGTGAGAAAGATTTTCTGGGAGTGATAGGACCTAATGGTGGCGGAAAAACAACATTGTTAAAAGCCATTTTGGGATTGAAGAAACCGGAATCGGGGAAAATTCATTTTTCAAAAGACATGAGCGGCCGTAAAAAGCCAATTGGTTATTTGCCACAGGTAAAAAATATCGACCGTAAATTTCCGATTACAGTTTTTGATGTAGTTCTATCAGGAGCAATAATGCAGAACAAGCAAAAGGCAAAACGAACTGCTAAAGAAAGAGCAGAAGCATTGTTGGAAGAAATGGGAGTGGCCGGTATTAGAAACAAAGCTATTGGTGAACTTTCGGGAGGACAAATGCAACGGGTGTTTTTGTGCCGTGCCTTGTTGAGCGAACCTAAACTGCTTATTCTCGACGAGCCGGACACTTTTGTGGATAACCGTTTTGAGGGAGAACTGTATGAAAAACTACGACAATTAAACAACGAGTTGGCAATTGTTTTGGTTTCGCACGATGTGGGAACCATTACCAGCTATGTAAAATCAATTGCCTGTGTAAATACTTTTTTGCATTATCATGCCAGCAACATAATTTCGCAAGAGCAGTTGGCCAATTACAATTGCCCGATACAAATTTTGTCTCACGGAGAAATTCCACACACGGTTTTAAAGCATCACCACCATTAA
- a CDS encoding ROK family transcriptional regulator, which yields MEKLFKTTGNQSQAVEQKKIAQKKQILRSIYFNGPLSNSDLARQIKLSTPKINSLLLELIEDQLVTELGRGDSSGGRRPNIYGLVENGFYVVGITINVARTIISIFNSCNQEVSGPHYFPIKMSSDINIFNQVNAELEKVIKDSNIDREKILVAGLELPGLINQKEGVNQTYFPEEKDLFSKLQTIFGIPVFINHDAKLRTFAEQYFGLAKGKKNVLMLQADWGLGLGIIVNGKLYTGKSGFSGEFGHLPLADNGVLCVCGKQGCLETIVSANAIARQAREGIQKGNSSLIKDLVKDDLDKIDISTVIQAANSGDQFAISLFSEVGKWLGRGMAYLIQIFNPELIIIGGQVAVASQFILAPIQQAIHTFSNRDISNETQILFSELGTKAGTMGAAAYALERISKK from the coding sequence ATGGAAAAACTATTTAAAACTACAGGAAATCAAAGTCAGGCAGTTGAACAAAAGAAAATTGCCCAGAAAAAACAGATTCTTCGTTCAATTTATTTTAATGGCCCGCTTTCAAATTCCGACCTGGCCCGCCAAATTAAATTAAGCACACCAAAAATAAACAGCCTGCTGCTAGAGCTCATTGAAGACCAACTGGTTACCGAGCTAGGGCGCGGAGATTCAAGTGGTGGCCGAAGACCAAACATTTATGGTTTGGTTGAAAACGGTTTTTATGTAGTTGGAATAACCATAAATGTTGCCCGCACGATTATTTCAATTTTTAATAGTTGCAACCAGGAGGTTAGCGGCCCGCACTATTTCCCGATAAAAATGTCGTCGGACATTAACATTTTTAACCAGGTAAATGCCGAGCTTGAAAAGGTTATAAAAGACAGCAACATCGACCGCGAAAAGATTTTGGTTGCCGGACTTGAACTTCCGGGATTGATTAACCAAAAAGAAGGCGTTAATCAAACGTATTTCCCTGAAGAAAAGGACCTCTTTTCCAAACTTCAAACCATATTTGGAATACCCGTTTTTATAAACCACGATGCCAAACTACGAACTTTTGCAGAGCAATATTTCGGATTGGCAAAAGGCAAAAAAAACGTATTGATGCTGCAGGCCGACTGGGGACTGGGACTGGGTATAATTGTTAACGGGAAATTGTATACCGGAAAATCAGGATTTTCAGGTGAGTTTGGGCACTTGCCACTGGCCGATAACGGCGTACTTTGTGTGTGTGGAAAACAAGGCTGTTTAGAAACCATTGTTTCGGCCAACGCCATTGCACGCCAGGCTCGCGAGGGAATTCAAAAAGGCAATTCTTCTCTGATAAAAGATTTGGTTAAAGACGATTTAGACAAAATAGATATTTCAACAGTTATTCAGGCAGCCAATTCGGGCGACCAGTTTGCCATTTCACTTTTCTCTGAAGTTGGGAAATGGCTGGGAAGAGGAATGGCCTATCTGATTCAGATATTTAATCCTGAATTAATAATTATTGGCGGACAAGTTGCTGTGGCCAGTCAGTTTATTCTGGCGCCTATTCAACAAGCCATTCATACGTTTAGTAACCGCGACATAAGCAACGAAACCCAGATTCTGTTTTCGGAACTTGGAACCAAAGCAGGAACAATGGGAGCTGCAGCTTATGCGCTGGAAAGAATTTCAAAAAAATAG
- the yidD gene encoding membrane protein insertion efficiency factor YidD — MKAIGKAFLKFFGWILLIPIYIYKYGISPLTPASCRHVPTCSEYAVQAIKIHGPFKGFVLTARRLSKCHPWGTHGYDPVPPKQPREKKH; from the coding sequence ATGAAAGCAATTGGAAAAGCATTTCTGAAGTTTTTTGGGTGGATACTTTTAATTCCGATATACATATACAAATATGGAATATCGCCACTCACGCCTGCCTCGTGCAGGCATGTTCCTACTTGTTCAGAGTATGCTGTGCAGGCTATAAAAATTCATGGTCCGTTTAAAGGTTTTGTGCTAACTGCCAGGCGACTCTCAAAATGTCATCCCTGGGGAACACATGGTTACGATCCTGTTCCGCCAAAGCAACCACGAGAAAAAAAGCATTAA
- a CDS encoding Sb-PDE family phosphodiesterase → MMKRIGFILVLLVLCSQLLNAQARRIINIPDIDGYKTLKCDLHMHTVFSDGTVWPTVRIEEAWAEGLDAISITDHIEYRPHSIDVVADHNRSYDLAKPLADQSDILLIKGAEITRSMPPGHLNALFITNANLLELEDVQDAVKEARDQGAFIMWNHPCWDAQQPDSVLWWEEHSNFFENDMLHGIEVYNWEFCPEAMNWANEKNLTMLGNSDVHGPMDVNDGHRPLTLVFAKNRTLSGIKEALFDRRTAVYFGNTIAGRSEFLEPLFFESLEYNNAPLKLKNKETKVVKITNNSDVDYELELVQPGVGFDAPENITLKAHHVSALSLSGNSDEIANTGNVDVYYRVNNLLTGVDDPLVVTFTFRNN, encoded by the coding sequence ATGATGAAAAGAATAGGGTTTATATTAGTGTTACTTGTGCTGTGCAGTCAGTTACTTAACGCGCAGGCACGGCGGATAATTAATATTCCGGATATTGATGGTTACAAAACATTGAAATGCGATTTACACATGCACACCGTGTTTTCCGATGGTACTGTTTGGCCAACTGTTCGGATTGAAGAAGCATGGGCAGAAGGCTTAGATGCCATTTCAATTACCGATCATATTGAGTATCGTCCACATTCGATTGATGTAGTTGCCGATCATAACCGTTCGTATGATTTGGCAAAACCACTTGCCGACCAGTCGGATATATTATTGATAAAAGGTGCCGAAATTACACGTAGCATGCCTCCCGGGCACTTGAATGCACTATTTATTACAAATGCCAATTTGTTGGAACTGGAAGATGTGCAGGATGCCGTAAAAGAAGCGCGCGATCAGGGTGCTTTTATTATGTGGAACCATCCGTGTTGGGATGCACAGCAGCCCGACTCTGTTTTGTGGTGGGAAGAACATTCTAACTTTTTCGAAAACGATATGTTGCACGGAATTGAAGTTTATAACTGGGAGTTTTGCCCGGAAGCCATGAACTGGGCTAACGAAAAGAACTTAACCATGTTGGGAAATTCAGATGTTCACGGACCTATGGATGTGAACGACGGACACCGGCCGTTAACTCTTGTTTTTGCAAAAAATCGTACACTCAGCGGAATAAAAGAGGCATTATTCGACCGACGAACAGCCGTTTATTTCGGCAATACCATTGCAGGTCGTTCTGAATTTTTGGAGCCGCTTTTCTTCGAGTCGTTGGAATACAACAACGCGCCGCTAAAATTGAAAAATAAAGAAACGAAGGTGGTTAAAATTACCAATAATTCGGATGTTGATTACGAGCTGGAACTGGTTCAGCCGGGCGTTGGTTTTGATGCTCCTGAAAATATTACATTAAAAGCACATCATGTATCGGCATTAAGTTTAAGTGGAAATTCAGACGAGATTGCAAATACAGGTAATGTTGATGTTTATTACCGTGTAAATAATTTGCTTACCGGCGTTGACGATCCGCTTGTAGTAACATTCACTTTCCGAAACAATTAA
- a CDS encoding outer membrane lipoprotein-sorting protein produces MKRIFFLAALMLFALINTQAQSLDKVLDSYYKANGLDKVADVKTFDVKAKVSVMGMEMPMEIKVKKPNKFRVDMEMMGQKTTSAFNGENGWMINPMMGAGVQDLEGDQLKQAMGQADMEGALYNYKAKGSNLELLGKVDADGAEAYKLKLTDKDGGVQTFYINADDYMISKVESRVEAMGQTMDVVTKMLEYKEVKGIKMASKIEMEMPMGKQSVIMEEIKIDEPLDDSIFEKPAN; encoded by the coding sequence ATGAAACGTATTTTTTTCTTAGCCGCCTTAATGCTTTTTGCATTAATCAACACACAAGCACAATCGCTCGACAAAGTATTGGACAGTTACTACAAAGCCAATGGCCTTGATAAAGTTGCAGATGTGAAAACATTTGATGTAAAAGCAAAAGTTAGTGTTATGGGCATGGAAATGCCGATGGAGATAAAAGTGAAAAAACCCAACAAATTTCGTGTGGATATGGAAATGATGGGGCAAAAAACTACCAGTGCTTTTAATGGAGAAAATGGATGGATGATTAACCCCATGATGGGAGCCGGAGTTCAGGACCTTGAAGGCGACCAGTTAAAACAGGCAATGGGGCAGGCCGATATGGAAGGCGCACTGTACAACTATAAAGCAAAAGGCAGTAACCTTGAGTTACTGGGTAAAGTTGATGCCGACGGGGCAGAAGCCTACAAACTGAAGCTTACCGATAAAGATGGTGGAGTTCAAACGTTTTACATTAATGCTGACGACTATATGATTTCAAAAGTTGAATCGAGAGTTGAAGCTATGGGCCAAACGATGGATGTTGTAACAAAAATGTTAGAGTACAAAGAAGTGAAAGGAATAAAAATGGCCAGCAAAATAGAGATGGAAATGCCAATGGGAAAACAATCGGTGATAATGGAAGAAATAAAAATTGATGAGCCACTTGATGATAGCATTTTTGAAAAACCTGCAAATTAA
- a CDS encoding metal ABC transporter permease, which translates to MNAILELFSYDFFQKAFMAAVFASISCGIIGAYIVSRRIVFISGGITHASFGGIGLAFFLGFNPLLGAVLFAVLSALGIQFFTKVAEIREDSSIAIWWSLGMALGIIFVFLTPGYTPNLMSYLFGNILTVTSSELWWMFTLNLVIVLFFVVFLRKILYIAFDEEFARTAGLPVALFNYLIIVLIALTVVLNIRVVGIILILSLLTIPQATANLFTNDFKRLLVYSSLFAFVGTIAGLFISYFLNIPSGAAIIFTLVVIFGVLRLIKTFV; encoded by the coding sequence ATGAACGCAATACTCGAATTATTTTCATACGATTTTTTTCAGAAAGCATTTATGGCTGCGGTGTTTGCCAGTATTTCGTGCGGAATAATTGGTGCTTATATTGTTTCGCGGCGCATTGTATTTATTAGTGGCGGAATTACTCATGCTTCGTTTGGCGGAATTGGTTTGGCCTTTTTCCTTGGCTTTAATCCGTTGCTGGGAGCTGTTCTTTTTGCTGTTTTGTCGGCTTTGGGTATTCAGTTTTTTACTAAAGTGGCCGAAATTCGCGAAGATTCCTCCATTGCCATTTGGTGGTCGCTGGGTATGGCGCTCGGAATTATTTTTGTTTTTCTTACTCCCGGTTACACACCCAACCTGATGAGTTATTTGTTCGGCAACATTCTTACTGTAACAAGTTCAGAGCTTTGGTGGATGTTTACGCTCAATCTGGTTATTGTGCTTTTCTTTGTTGTATTTCTGCGTAAAATACTTTACATCGCTTTCGACGAGGAGTTTGCCCGCACGGCAGGTTTGCCGGTGGCTTTGTTCAATTACCTTATTATTGTGCTTATTGCACTAACTGTTGTTTTAAACATCAGGGTGGTGGGTATTATTCTTATTTTGTCGTTGCTCACCATTCCACAGGCAACGGCTAATTTATTTACCAACGATTTTAAGCGATTGCTGGTGTATTCGTCGCTGTTTGCTTTTGTGGGTACAATTGCCGGTTTATTTATTTCGTACTTTTTGAATATTCCATCAGGAGCAGCAATTATCTTTACCCTGGTTGTTATTTTTGGTGTTCTTCGTTTGATAAAAACGTTTGTTTAA
- a CDS encoding zinc ABC transporter substrate-binding protein yields MKRILLLLVLATLFASCGNQKKAKEEAVADVVTVSILPQKTFVEKIAGNDFEVNLLIPPGSSPAAYTLLPSQLKDIARSAIWFRIGYIGFEHSWSDKIAQANENMKVVNISEGLDLIADKIEQHGDHVHIDGVDPHTWLSPTMVKQMAKVILDELSDLKPEKAAEYKANYMRFVKECDQLNVDLKNQLKDYAGRKFIVFHPSLSYYAREYGLDQYSLETGGKEPTPQELRKVVDMAKSEGIKVIYIQSEFDREHARVFADEIGGEIIQVWPLNPEWEENLRTMTQILIDNF; encoded by the coding sequence ATGAAGAGAATATTACTTTTATTGGTTTTGGCAACATTATTTGCATCGTGCGGAAACCAAAAGAAAGCAAAAGAAGAAGCTGTTGCTGATGTGGTTACAGTGAGTATATTGCCTCAAAAAACATTTGTGGAAAAAATAGCCGGCAACGATTTTGAAGTGAACCTTCTTATTCCTCCCGGTTCGAGTCCGGCGGCATACACACTTTTGCCTTCGCAATTAAAAGACATCGCACGTTCGGCCATTTGGTTTCGCATTGGTTACATTGGTTTCGAGCACTCGTGGTCGGATAAAATTGCACAAGCCAATGAAAATATGAAAGTGGTGAATATTTCGGAAGGGCTGGATTTGATTGCCGATAAAATAGAACAGCATGGCGACCATGTTCATATCGATGGAGTTGATCCACATACCTGGTTATCGCCCACTATGGTAAAACAAATGGCAAAAGTAATTCTCGACGAACTTTCGGATTTAAAACCCGAAAAGGCCGCAGAATACAAAGCCAATTATATGCGTTTTGTTAAGGAATGCGATCAGCTTAATGTTGATTTGAAAAACCAACTTAAAGACTACGCCGGACGAAAGTTTATTGTTTTTCATCCCAGCTTATCGTATTATGCCCGCGAATATGGTCTGGATCAATACTCGCTGGAAACCGGAGGAAAAGAGCCAACACCACAAGAACTTAGAAAGGTGGTTGACATGGCAAAATCAGAAGGAATAAAAGTTATTTATATTCAAAGTGAATTTGACCGGGAACATGCGCGTGTTTTTGCCGACGAAATTGGTGGCGAAATTATTCAGGTGTGGCCACTAAATCCGGAATGGGAAGAAAACCTGAGAACCATGACCCAAATTTTGATTGACAATTTTTAA
- a CDS encoding FAD-dependent oxidoreductase: protein MAAKTKKEPQLFKQIVTNNEEISPGVHVISFSRNYDFLPGQVVKIGIDNDHPPRIYSICSGNQEDEIRILFNIKDDGFLTPKMAAMIPGDVLYVSEPYGSFLGTKEPAWWIATGTGIAPFYAMYRSGISENKTLIHGVRHLNQFYFEDELEWSLGENYVRCCSQEQSCDVFPGRVTNYLEELTTLPDVKYYLCGKALMVVEVRDMLIEKGVDYGNIIAEIYF, encoded by the coding sequence ATGGCAGCAAAAACAAAAAAAGAACCACAATTATTTAAGCAGATAGTCACCAATAACGAAGAGATTTCGCCGGGGGTACATGTAATTTCGTTCAGCCGAAATTATGATTTTTTGCCCGGGCAAGTGGTTAAAATTGGGATTGATAACGATCATCCTCCACGTATTTACAGCATTTGCAGCGGTAACCAGGAAGATGAAATCCGAATACTGTTTAATATTAAAGACGATGGTTTTTTAACGCCCAAAATGGCTGCCATGATCCCGGGAGATGTTTTATATGTGTCGGAACCTTACGGAAGTTTTTTGGGAACCAAGGAACCGGCCTGGTGGATTGCCACGGGAACCGGAATTGCACCTTTTTATGCGATGTACCGGTCGGGTATCTCAGAGAATAAAACGCTTATTCATGGTGTACGGCATTTAAATCAGTTTTATTTCGAGGATGAGTTGGAGTGGTCGCTCGGAGAAAACTATGTGCGCTGCTGCTCTCAGGAACAATCGTGCGATGTTTTTCCGGGACGGGTTACTAACTATTTAGAAGAATTGACAACACTGCCCGATGTAAAATATTACCTGTGTGGAAAGGCACTGATGGTTGTTGAGGTGCGCGATATGCTTATTGAAAAAGGTGTTGACTACGGAAATATTATTGCCGAAATTTATTTTTAA
- a CDS encoding glucosamine-6-phosphate isomerase has product MTVSFTKVEEAFFEETKSKKISTKIPYITTESFPKLGLLSALSFLEWASKNPNGVACLPTGKTAQYFLDFTHLLLDNWNNKKGKDFLEKYGLADVKKPELSELTFVQMGEFFPINPEQHNSLFNYAQKQYIEGLGFNKEKALLINSEDIKLAEDKHYSEVFPDYKIDLSLRYREAKTHQEQLQQESIFKIDNWCTAYENKIREKGGIGFFLSGIGPDGLIAFNTRGSDHFSSTRLTETNFETQAITAADLGGIEVSRNRLVVTIGLGTLTFNPDNKAIVYAAGEAIADTIKASLEKDPSVTYPATALQKLKNARFYLTEGAAVTLEDSIDCYYTCTPWNHQKTERAVIELCKKINKFGSKLDLEDLKADKYCSMIPDLNENTVQSVIDSILAKLQKGMKKEVNQTYYHTGPHHDDIMLGIMPSTNRQSRDASNELHFSVATSGFTAVTNTFLYNLLVDTKDLMNQGKIEMVNFPDFFKDGYKYKWDKDIYHYLDNIAAQDEEEKRRGVCHRVVRALVSIWGINNEEELRETIFEILTSLKNTYDGGKNPPKIQKLKGMIREFEEELVWAHYGIMVKNVHHLRLGFYSGESNYDKDILPILEDFRKYKPTVISLAMDPQGSGPDTHYKVLMAIAKAVEDWSKEEDLSNLRIVGYRNVWFKYNPWDVEVIVPVSLNSLATLGKSFSECYITQVNASFPSYQLDGKFSDLTQRVWFDQHKQIQLLLGKNFFYQNESPLLRATHGVIYHRELTVEQFLEEAQKLGKAMENIL; this is encoded by the coding sequence ATGACAGTCAGTTTTACAAAGGTTGAAGAAGCATTTTTCGAAGAAACAAAGTCAAAAAAAATTTCGACCAAAATTCCGTATATCACCACTGAGAGTTTTCCAAAACTTGGGCTGCTTTCAGCTTTAAGTTTTTTAGAGTGGGCAAGTAAAAATCCAAACGGCGTAGCCTGTTTACCAACAGGAAAAACGGCACAATATTTTCTGGATTTTACGCATCTCTTGCTTGATAACTGGAACAACAAGAAAGGAAAAGACTTTTTGGAAAAATACGGTTTAGCTGATGTTAAAAAGCCTGAATTGAGCGAGCTAACGTTTGTGCAAATGGGTGAGTTTTTCCCCATTAACCCGGAGCAACACAACAGCTTATTCAATTATGCCCAAAAACAATACATCGAAGGTTTAGGCTTTAACAAAGAGAAAGCGCTGCTTATTAATTCAGAAGATATTAAACTGGCAGAAGATAAACACTACTCTGAGGTATTTCCGGATTATAAAATCGACCTGTCGTTACGTTACCGCGAAGCCAAAACACACCAGGAACAATTACAACAAGAATCGATTTTTAAGATCGATAACTGGTGTACAGCCTACGAAAATAAAATACGCGAAAAAGGTGGAATCGGATTCTTCCTCAGTGGCATTGGCCCCGATGGATTGATTGCATTTAACACACGCGGATCAGACCATTTCTCATCCACCCGTTTAACTGAAACAAACTTTGAAACACAAGCCATAACGGCAGCCGATTTGGGTGGAATTGAGGTATCGAGAAACCGCCTGGTAGTTACCATCGGTTTGGGTACACTTACTTTTAATCCGGATAACAAAGCAATTGTTTATGCTGCCGGCGAAGCCATTGCCGATACCATAAAAGCATCGCTGGAAAAAGACCCCTCGGTAACCTATCCGGCAACGGCACTGCAAAAACTAAAGAATGCCCGTTTTTACCTCACTGAAGGTGCAGCGGTTACGCTGGAAGACAGCATTGATTGTTATTACACCTGCACGCCTTGGAATCACCAAAAGACGGAAAGAGCAGTAATTGAGCTCTGCAAAAAGATAAACAAGTTCGGCTCGAAACTGGATTTGGAAGATCTGAAAGCCGACAAATACTGCAGCATGATTCCTGATTTGAATGAAAACACCGTTCAGTCGGTTATCGATTCAATTTTGGCGAAACTGCAAAAAGGAATGAAAAAAGAGGTGAACCAGACGTATTACCACACCGGCCCGCACCACGACGATATTATGCTTGGCATTATGCCATCGACCAACCGCCAGTCGCGCGATGCCAGTAATGAATTACATTTTTCGGTAGCTACATCGGGTTTCACTGCGGTTACAAATACCTTTTTGTATAACCTGCTGGTTGACACAAAAGACCTGATGAACCAGGGAAAAATTGAAATGGTTAATTTCCCCGACTTTTTTAAAGACGGCTACAAATACAAATGGGACAAAGACATTTATCACTACCTGGATAACATTGCAGCGCAGGATGAAGAGGAGAAACGCCGCGGAGTTTGTCACCGTGTAGTGCGTGCATTGGTTTCTATTTGGGGAATTAACAACGAAGAAGAACTTCGCGAGACCATTTTCGAAATCCTTACCAGCCTGAAAAACACCTACGACGGAGGAAAAAATCCACCAAAAATTCAGAAGTTGAAAGGAATGATTCGCGAGTTTGAAGAAGAGCTGGTTTGGGCGCACTACGGCATTATGGTGAAAAATGTTCACCACCTGCGTTTAGGCTTTTACTCAGGCGAATCGAACTACGACAAAGATATTCTTCCAATTCTGGAAGACTTTAGAAAGTACAAGCCAACAGTTATTAGTTTGGCAATGGATCCGCAGGGAAGTGGGCCTGATACGCACTACAAAGTGCTGATGGCAATAGCCAAAGCCGTTGAAGACTGGAGCAAAGAAGAAGACCTGAGCAACCTGCGAATTGTGGGATACCGCAATGTGTGGTTCAAATACAACCCGTGGGATGTTGAAGTGATCGTTCCGGTTTCGCTGAACTCGTTAGCAACATTGGGTAAGTCATTCTCAGAGTGTTACATTACACAGGTCAATGCATCGTTTCCGAGTTACCAGCTGGATGGTAAATTCAGTGACCTGACTCAACGCGTTTGGTTCGATCAGCACAAACAAATTCAGTTGCTGTTGGGTAAAAACTTCTTCTACCAAAACGAATCGCCGCTGCTACGTGCAACACATGGTGTAATTTACCACCGCGAGTTAACTGTTGAGCAGTTTCTTGAAGAAGCCCAGAAACTTGGAAAAGCAATGGAAAATATACTTTAA